One Leptolyngbya sp. SIO1E4 genomic window, TATGCGGGGGCTTGCCTTAAACCCGAATTTACTCAACGTTGGGGCCACTTTCGATCGCGATGCCCGCACTGAAGCTGCCTACCGTTTTTGGAGCATCAATGATGAATACCCCGCCATGATTCGGGTGGCAGAGGGCGGTGTTGCGATCGCAGTAGAAATCTGGAACGTTCCAGCTGCGGGGCTGGGGGTAATTTTGAGTCAGGAACCGCCAGGCTTGGCCATTGGCAAGGTTAAGTTAGCCGATGGCGAGGTTGTCCTGGGCGTTATTGGAGAACCGCTCACGGTAAAAGACCAACGGGAAATTACTCAGCTGGG contains:
- a CDS encoding glutamyl-tRNA amidotransferase, which gives rise to MSDIFKLAVNGTLMRGLALNPNLLNVGATFDRDARTEAAYRFWSINDEYPAMIRVAEGGVAIAVEIWNVPAAGLGVILSQEPPGLAIGKVKLADGEVVLGVIGEPLTVKDQREITQLGDWRLYQASRREYSTNRDT